One segment of Rubripirellula amarantea DNA contains the following:
- a CDS encoding DmsC/YnfH family molybdoenzyme membrane anchor subunit: MSSTLPFTESKFDIVDELLRQQQSLSAVEQFSALHDADDSVIAPAQEQYYRRLLPATPPSADQQFAFEVDLDQCSGCKACVVACHTLNGLDEDESWRRVGTITIGEVLPAQTPLEKLSSNGSLTNESSPSLSLPTVGHVTTACHHCEDPGCLNGCPVRAYEKDPLTGIVRHLDDQCIGCKYCMMMCPYEVPQYSERLGIVRKCDMCHQRLSVGEAPACVQACPNEAIAIKLVDRGAVFDDGQRLAPDAPLSEITKPSTRYKSVRREAVAAAVPQDRGVDEVAESHWPLAVMLVATQISVGIILVERTLSLGWVMAGAGTSERLTQVSALVALLIGGIGLNVAPLHLGRPLRAWRIFLGLRTSWLSREAVILGKYMGLLGAATVLLWMPAFADYVPESISTWIPDWAGKAALGLSIVTGIVGLYCSAMIYIATNRELWRSGRTLGRFFATGLVAGLTLVAAMASFLGSGTSGAVLGLAAVGVVIVKIIWEWQIHLGAIERCNDKDRRSADLIKGHMKPLRNGRIISAAVGGFVVLLASVISPVSPLIAGSMLLIGAASLMSGEMLERLLYFKSVVYDRMPGTF, from the coding sequence ATGTCCTCTACCCTGCCCTTCACCGAATCGAAATTCGACATCGTCGATGAGCTGCTGCGCCAACAGCAATCGTTGTCTGCGGTCGAACAATTCAGTGCCCTTCACGATGCCGATGATTCTGTGATTGCACCGGCTCAGGAGCAATACTACCGTCGTCTGTTGCCCGCGACGCCTCCATCGGCTGATCAACAGTTTGCCTTTGAAGTCGACCTGGACCAATGCAGTGGTTGCAAAGCATGCGTTGTCGCATGTCATACTCTCAACGGGTTAGACGAAGATGAATCGTGGCGACGCGTCGGCACGATCACCATCGGCGAGGTGCTTCCAGCCCAGACGCCACTCGAGAAACTTTCATCGAACGGTTCACTTACGAATGAATCGTCGCCCAGCTTGTCGTTGCCCACGGTTGGGCACGTAACGACGGCCTGTCATCACTGCGAAGACCCAGGTTGTCTTAATGGATGTCCAGTGCGAGCGTACGAGAAGGATCCATTGACGGGAATCGTTCGACACTTGGATGACCAGTGCATCGGTTGCAAGTACTGCATGATGATGTGTCCATACGAAGTGCCTCAGTACAGTGAACGATTGGGAATCGTACGTAAGTGCGACATGTGTCATCAGCGGCTTTCCGTTGGCGAAGCACCCGCGTGCGTGCAAGCTTGCCCCAACGAAGCGATCGCCATCAAGTTAGTTGATCGGGGTGCCGTTTTCGACGACGGGCAACGACTTGCGCCCGACGCGCCTCTATCGGAGATTACTAAACCTTCAACACGTTACAAATCTGTTCGCCGCGAAGCCGTTGCCGCGGCGGTGCCGCAGGATCGCGGTGTCGACGAAGTTGCCGAAAGCCATTGGCCCCTAGCGGTCATGTTGGTGGCTACCCAAATCAGCGTTGGAATCATCCTCGTCGAACGTACTTTGTCACTCGGTTGGGTTATGGCGGGTGCGGGAACGTCGGAGCGGCTGACTCAGGTATCCGCATTGGTGGCGTTACTGATCGGCGGGATCGGACTCAACGTCGCGCCACTACACTTGGGACGACCGTTGCGTGCTTGGCGAATATTCTTGGGGCTTCGTACGAGTTGGCTTAGTCGCGAGGCCGTGATTCTTGGCAAGTACATGGGACTGCTTGGTGCTGCCACGGTTCTGCTATGGATGCCTGCATTCGCTGACTACGTACCTGAATCTATCTCGACTTGGATTCCCGATTGGGCGGGTAAGGCGGCCCTCGGATTGTCGATCGTGACCGGCATCGTCGGACTGTACTGCAGTGCCATGATCTACATCGCCACCAACCGAGAGTTATGGCGTTCGGGACGCACGCTCGGGCGTTTCTTTGCTACTGGCCTCGTTGCCGGATTGACGCTGGTTGCCGCAATGGCCTCGTTTTTGGGATCGGGCACGTCAGGTGCGGTCCTTGGACTCGCAGCCGTTGGCGTGGTGATCGTGAAGATTATTTGGGAATGGCAAATTCATCTCGGCGCTATCGAACGATGCAACGATAAGGATCGTCGCAGTGCCGATTTGATCAAGGGACATATGAAACCACTTCGCAATGGGCGAATCATATCGGCTGCTGTGGGTGGCTTTGTCGTCTTGTTAGCGTCGGTGATCTCGCCTGTGTCGCCGCTCATCGCCGGAAGCATGCTGTTGATTGGAGCAGCTTCATTGATGTCCGGCGAAATGCTGGAACGACTGTTGTACTTCAAGAGTGTTGTCTACGACCGCATGCCGGGGACCTTTTAG
- a CDS encoding GAF domain-containing protein translates to MNQPSTSSSSSSSTHSSSPIQSVLQTFESSSLVDEVRTYDVIDAKIADNDSTTLSFLAEKSAQSGAAEIYCQPKGEGDHHPTISSAIAVPVHRGGQVISVAVIALKPVSFGAGVFELWEPIGPYEEVALRGGYFAHLERFSNVSSFIRFERGSGLPGQAWASGQAVIHDDLPNHPGFLRAAGASAGLLETAIALPVLDDDVLMTVVVLISSKATPIARGYEVWNVLADKFVMEGAAYQGLDASLQLPRDTELSLNAGLPGLALEHGGATISTNAQALLAGRQCDEGTDVSETINGGLAIPTYKGETLSSVTTLMF, encoded by the coding sequence ATGAACCAGCCTTCGACTTCTTCTTCTTCTTCTTCGTCAACCCATTCTTCTTCGCCTATACAGAGTGTTCTGCAGACATTCGAGTCATCATCATTGGTGGACGAAGTTCGTACATACGATGTGATAGATGCAAAGATCGCTGACAACGACTCTACCACATTGAGCTTTCTAGCAGAAAAGTCAGCTCAATCAGGTGCGGCCGAAATCTATTGTCAACCCAAGGGTGAAGGTGATCATCATCCGACGATTTCGTCGGCAATCGCCGTCCCTGTGCATCGCGGTGGTCAAGTTATCAGCGTTGCCGTCATCGCCTTGAAGCCAGTCAGTTTCGGTGCCGGAGTTTTTGAGCTTTGGGAACCGATAGGTCCTTATGAGGAGGTGGCGTTGCGCGGTGGTTACTTCGCACATCTCGAAAGATTTTCCAATGTCAGCTCGTTCATTCGATTTGAGCGTGGTAGCGGGTTGCCAGGACAAGCCTGGGCGTCCGGCCAAGCCGTGATTCATGACGACCTGCCCAATCATCCCGGGTTCCTTCGTGCGGCGGGTGCATCGGCGGGTTTGCTCGAAACGGCGATCGCCCTGCCAGTGCTCGATGATGACGTGCTAATGACCGTCGTGGTTTTGATTTCTTCCAAGGCAACACCGATCGCTCGCGGTTACGAAGTTTGGAACGTTTTGGCCGACAAGTTCGTGATGGAAGGTGCCGCGTATCAGGGACTTGATGCATCGCTGCAATTGCCTCGAGACACTGAACTTTCTTTGAACGCTGGACTACCGGGACTGGCGTTAGAGCATGGTGGTGCCACGATTTCGACGAACGCACAAGCGTTATTGGCAGGACGCCAATGTGATGAAGGCACGGATGTATCCGAAACCATCAATGGTGGTTTGGCCATTCCCACCTACAAGGGAGAGACACTTTCAAGCGTCACGACGCTCATGTTCTGA
- a CDS encoding ABC transporter ATP-binding protein has protein sequence MAGYVEMYRLGKTYDTPNGPAVIVEDFNLNMDKGEYVCLLGHSGCGKSTVLSMVAGLNDISNGGIVVANHEIDGPGPDRGVVFQSPCLMPWMTAIDNVLLGVDQVYPHGSKAQRRDIAGYYLTLVGLGSSLDKRAKDLSQGMQQRVGIARAFALKPKMLLLDEPFGMLDSLTRMELQEILLEILMRDKVTTLMITHDVDEALFMSDRVVIMTNGPRARVGKVLEIPFGRPRVRADVLDHPQYYDYRAEMIQFLEDQDHKKLKQDLQKRKAITESQPKEEGTVSL, from the coding sequence ATGGCCGGATATGTCGAAATGTATCGCCTCGGCAAAACTTACGACACGCCCAATGGGCCTGCCGTGATTGTCGAAGACTTCAATCTAAACATGGACAAGGGCGAGTACGTTTGTTTGCTGGGGCACTCGGGATGCGGCAAGTCCACGGTGTTGTCGATGGTTGCGGGGTTGAATGATATTTCCAATGGCGGAATCGTCGTTGCAAACCATGAAATTGACGGTCCTGGCCCCGATCGCGGTGTCGTATTTCAATCACCATGCTTGATGCCATGGATGACCGCAATCGATAACGTTTTGTTAGGCGTCGATCAGGTCTATCCGCATGGAAGCAAAGCTCAACGACGCGACATCGCTGGCTACTATCTGACGCTGGTGGGTTTGGGAAGCAGCCTCGATAAACGTGCCAAGGATTTGAGTCAAGGAATGCAGCAACGAGTTGGCATTGCTCGTGCGTTCGCGCTCAAACCCAAGATGCTGCTGCTTGACGAACCCTTTGGAATGTTGGACTCGCTCACTCGCATGGAATTGCAAGAGATTCTGCTTGAAATTCTGATGCGTGACAAAGTGACGACTCTGATGATCACGCACGATGTTGACGAGGCTCTGTTCATGAGCGATCGAGTGGTCATCATGACCAACGGCCCTCGCGCCCGCGTAGGAAAAGTTCTTGAAATTCCGTTCGGAAGACCTCGTGTTCGGGCGGATGTTTTGGATCACCCGCAGTACTACGACTATCGCGCGGAAATGATTCAGTTCCTTGAAGATCAGGACCACAAAAAACTCAAGCAAGATCTGCAGAAACGAAAAGCGATCACGGAATCCCAGCCGAAAGAAGAAGGGACGGTGTCCTTATGA
- a CDS encoding ABC transporter ATP-binding protein, whose amino-acid sequence MSAAVLTPPVIEARVGRTVAAPVLSMLGVCKGFGSGVTRNEVLSNINLNVREGEFLAVVGFSGSGKSTFMKLLAGLETPDRGELLMEGKPVQGPSPDRGLVFQNYSLLPWLTVRGNIALSVNSVFRSWSKGERRDHVEKFIEMVGLTHAAHRRPHELSGGMRQRVSLARTLAMKPKILLLDEPLSALDAMTRSVLQEEILKIWEEERQTCVMITNDVDEAILVADRIVPLNPGPNASLGPTFTVGLDRPRRASELNHDTTFKGLRNAVTNYLVAVRQKTRDDEESLSTAPLIELPDLQPRSLSLPRKSILNATT is encoded by the coding sequence ATGAGTGCTGCTGTTTTGACACCGCCTGTAATCGAAGCACGTGTGGGACGCACCGTTGCCGCCCCGGTTCTATCGATGCTGGGAGTCTGCAAGGGTTTCGGAAGTGGCGTGACTCGAAACGAGGTACTGTCAAATATCAATCTGAACGTCCGCGAGGGTGAGTTTCTTGCGGTGGTTGGGTTCTCGGGTAGCGGAAAGTCGACGTTCATGAAGTTGTTGGCCGGGCTCGAAACGCCCGACCGTGGTGAGCTTCTTATGGAAGGCAAGCCGGTTCAAGGACCAAGTCCCGATCGAGGTCTTGTCTTTCAGAACTATTCGCTGCTGCCTTGGTTGACCGTTCGAGGGAACATCGCATTATCCGTCAACAGCGTGTTTCGCAGTTGGAGCAAAGGCGAACGTCGCGATCACGTCGAGAAGTTTATCGAGATGGTGGGGCTGACGCACGCCGCACACCGACGGCCACACGAGCTTTCCGGTGGAATGCGACAACGTGTTTCGCTTGCGCGTACGCTGGCAATGAAACCCAAAATTCTGTTGCTCGACGAGCCGTTGTCTGCGCTCGACGCGATGACTCGAAGTGTGTTGCAAGAAGAGATCTTAAAGATTTGGGAAGAAGAACGTCAGACATGTGTGATGATCACCAACGACGTAGATGAAGCCATCTTGGTGGCCGATCGAATCGTGCCGCTTAATCCTGGTCCCAACGCATCACTCGGCCCGACGTTTACCGTTGGGCTCGATCGCCCGCGACGTGCGTCCGAGCTTAACCACGATACGACCTTCAAGGGGCTTCGCAACGCGGTCACCAATTACTTGGTAGCTGTACGTCAAAAGACTCGTGACGACGAAGAGTCCTTGTCCACGGCTCCTCTCATTGAACTGCCCGATTTGCAGCCCCGAAGTTTGTCCCTACCTAGAAAATCCATCCTTAACGCGACGACCTAG
- a CDS encoding ABC transporter permease has protein sequence MNWRGSALRFCTVAGLPVLEPFVRLAAGEDPKEQMVGISKFVFLPVFAVLVFLFMWSAAAKAIVTDSAKLPSPTETWVAGKELFAMHQAQREADTAKQQEKAGQAVRFMLDARKLERQAANASVADKEILLANALLLKKHAVAAANYKPTSAPTFVDQIYTSLYTVFFGFVLATLIAVPVGVLCGMSPWFNAAMTPFIQVFKPVSPLAWLPLAAIVIIWAYSNSKPGETYFDKAFLISAATVSMCSLWPTLVNTTLGVASVDKDYLNVAKVLKLSWSQKLFKIILPASLPLMFAGLRISLGVGWMVLIAADMLAQNPGLGKFVWDEFQNGSSLTYARIAFSVIVIGVIGLVLDRIMICLRNLVSFGNPSPA, from the coding sequence ATGAATTGGCGTGGTAGTGCTCTTAGGTTTTGTACCGTAGCTGGTTTGCCAGTCCTTGAGCCGTTTGTTCGCCTTGCTGCGGGGGAAGATCCCAAAGAGCAAATGGTTGGGATTTCCAAGTTCGTGTTCTTGCCCGTGTTCGCGGTGCTCGTGTTCCTGTTCATGTGGTCTGCTGCGGCCAAGGCCATCGTGACTGACAGCGCTAAGCTGCCTAGCCCTACCGAGACTTGGGTGGCGGGCAAGGAGCTGTTCGCGATGCATCAAGCTCAACGGGAAGCTGATACAGCGAAGCAGCAAGAAAAGGCTGGACAAGCAGTTCGGTTCATGTTGGACGCTAGGAAGCTCGAACGCCAAGCCGCCAATGCAAGTGTCGCTGACAAGGAAATACTGCTTGCCAACGCATTGTTGCTTAAGAAGCACGCGGTTGCAGCGGCGAACTACAAGCCAACGAGCGCACCGACATTTGTCGATCAAATTTACACCAGCCTTTACACGGTGTTCTTTGGTTTCGTTTTGGCAACTTTGATCGCAGTTCCCGTCGGAGTGCTGTGTGGGATGAGCCCATGGTTCAACGCCGCGATGACTCCGTTTATTCAAGTGTTCAAGCCGGTTTCGCCGCTGGCATGGTTGCCGCTCGCCGCAATCGTAATTATTTGGGCCTATTCGAACTCAAAGCCAGGCGAGACCTATTTCGACAAAGCGTTTCTGATTTCTGCCGCAACGGTTTCCATGTGCTCGCTTTGGCCAACTCTCGTCAACACCACTCTTGGCGTGGCCAGTGTCGACAAAGATTACCTGAACGTTGCGAAGGTCTTGAAGCTTTCTTGGTCGCAAAAACTTTTCAAGATCATCTTGCCTGCTAGCTTGCCGTTGATGTTCGCAGGACTGCGGATCAGCTTAGGTGTTGGTTGGATGGTGCTGATCGCAGCCGACATGCTTGCTCAGAATCCAGGCCTCGGAAAGTTCGTTTGGGATGAATTTCAGAACGGATCTTCGCTGACTTACGCCCGGATTGCTTTCAGCGTCATCGTGATTGGCGTGATTGGTTTGGTGCTTGATCGGATCATGATTTGCCTTCGCAACTTAGTCAGCTTCGGAAACCCTTCGCCGGCTTAA
- a CDS encoding CmpA/NrtA family ABC transporter substrate-binding protein, producing the protein MFRRVLFCHSSCLQLVLSLWLVSLIGCSSDGITLEDLEAAAAKIEQSEAASGEPVSSSESVVAAMLEIEKPKLKFGFIKLTDCAPLVIAKEKGYFDDEGLSVEVEAQSNWKILLDRVIDGQLDGAHMLAGQPIGASIGFGTKSPIITAYSLDYNGNGITVSNEIWEKMQENDPELKKPQPKHPISAASLKPIVDSYKQEGKPFNMGMVFPVSTHNYEIRYWLAASGIKPGYYDEENIQGTVDADVILSVTPPPQMPSTLEAGTILGYCVGEPWNQQAVVKGIGVPVTTNYDIWKNNPEKVFGVSKAWDEKYPNTHVAVVKALIRAGKWLDEKDADGTLINRPEACEILSRKDYVGADVDVIDNSMTGTFVFQETDVRPMPEFNVFFDGNASYPHYSDCIWFLTQMRRWGQITESKPASWYAETAKEIYKPAIYRKAAEMLISEGKVDANEFPAADYDGYRVATSDFIDGKSYDALDPIGYINSFEIGNKDDESFAKK; encoded by the coding sequence ATGTTTCGTCGCGTGCTGTTCTGTCACTCGTCATGTCTTCAATTGGTGCTCAGTTTGTGGCTGGTTTCACTGATTGGCTGCAGCAGCGATGGCATAACTCTTGAAGATCTAGAAGCGGCAGCAGCGAAGATCGAACAATCAGAGGCTGCTTCAGGGGAGCCGGTCTCTTCGAGTGAATCTGTAGTCGCGGCGATGCTTGAGATCGAAAAACCAAAGCTGAAGTTTGGATTTATCAAGTTGACGGATTGTGCTCCGTTGGTGATTGCGAAAGAGAAAGGGTATTTCGACGACGAAGGATTGAGTGTCGAGGTTGAGGCTCAATCCAACTGGAAGATTCTTCTTGACCGCGTCATCGACGGGCAACTTGATGGCGCTCACATGCTTGCTGGGCAGCCAATTGGTGCGTCGATCGGTTTCGGAACCAAGTCGCCGATCATCACTGCCTATAGTCTCGACTACAACGGCAACGGCATTACGGTAAGTAATGAGATTTGGGAAAAGATGCAGGAGAACGATCCTGAGTTGAAGAAGCCTCAGCCCAAGCATCCCATTAGTGCCGCTTCGCTAAAGCCAATTGTCGATAGCTACAAGCAAGAGGGAAAGCCGTTCAATATGGGGATGGTGTTCCCTGTCTCAACCCACAATTACGAAATTCGGTATTGGCTTGCAGCATCCGGCATCAAGCCCGGCTATTACGACGAAGAGAATATCCAGGGCACCGTCGACGCCGATGTGATTCTTTCAGTAACCCCGCCGCCTCAGATGCCTTCAACGCTCGAGGCTGGCACTATTCTCGGGTATTGCGTCGGTGAACCGTGGAACCAGCAAGCCGTTGTCAAAGGCATTGGGGTGCCTGTCACGACGAACTATGACATTTGGAAGAACAACCCAGAGAAAGTTTTCGGGGTCAGCAAGGCTTGGGACGAGAAGTATCCCAACACGCATGTTGCCGTCGTGAAGGCGCTCATTCGGGCTGGAAAATGGCTGGATGAGAAAGACGCGGATGGAACGTTAATTAATCGACCAGAAGCCTGTGAAATTCTTAGCCGCAAAGACTATGTCGGTGCGGATGTTGACGTGATCGACAATTCGATGACCGGAACGTTTGTGTTTCAGGAAACGGATGTCCGTCCCATGCCTGAGTTCAATGTCTTTTTCGATGGCAATGCAAGTTACCCACACTACAGCGATTGCATTTGGTTCTTGACCCAAATGCGGCGATGGGGACAGATCACCGAATCAAAACCAGCGTCTTGGTATGCAGAAACCGCCAAAGAGATTTACAAGCCAGCGATCTATCGCAAGGCGGCTGAAATGTTGATCTCCGAAGGCAAGGTCGATGCAAACGAATTTCCCGCCGCTGACTACGACGGATATCGAGTTGCGACAAGCGATTTCATTGATGGAAAGTCGTACGACGCACTGGATCCTATTGGGTACATCAACAGTTTTGAAATTGGAAATAAGGATGATGAGTCCTTTGCAAAAAAATAG
- a CDS encoding alginate export family protein, with the protein MFASNQKRRRVLALSIASSLFCLPAALADSPQSQQELVELHVSELVQQVVDYAPLQDSGLDASSASAELAETPQLSEMPDTAAMPDPMPMHQYADPTYTATPCQCCNSTCCTKEKKDAATAKMKGAYKGVFYANDFSYLNDKCYDGPEFCGDSLKGLLNGKLDLGGEARVRYHSENNHRGLGLTGRDDEFWLTRLRFFSNYRINEYFRVYGEYLYADSGGEFFNNRPIEENRGEIQNLFLDTNLTENLSVRVGRQELLFGEQRLVSPLDWGNTRRTFQGVRGTYQGDDWTVDGFFTNPVNRNAANESKIDDAEEDIDFFGVYASTSKFDVGTVDAYYLGLTNDILDFDYHTIGSRVGGKSDGGLLYEVEGGVQFGSNSPGYGSHSAGFFTGGLGRQLNVANDWKPTVWAWYDWASGGDDVPAARGDNSFDHLFPLAHKYNGFMDLFGRRNLHDVNFQFITPIMGPKVKMILWYHHFFLDQATTPYGVTMQPYNANNAARDKELGQEIDVLFNVDLNPRNNVLIGYSHFNAGEYFKTTPGVQSSDDADFFYFQYQTRF; encoded by the coding sequence ATGTTCGCCAGTAATCAAAAAAGGCGGCGCGTACTCGCACTGTCGATCGCTTCGAGCCTATTTTGCCTTCCGGCGGCACTCGCGGACTCGCCTCAATCTCAACAGGAACTCGTTGAATTGCACGTGAGCGAATTGGTTCAGCAAGTCGTCGACTACGCGCCACTTCAAGACTCCGGCCTCGACGCATCCAGTGCATCAGCAGAGCTCGCGGAAACGCCTCAGCTATCAGAGATGCCCGATACCGCTGCCATGCCCGATCCGATGCCAATGCATCAGTATGCGGATCCGACCTACACGGCTACTCCTTGCCAATGTTGCAATAGCACGTGCTGCACCAAAGAAAAGAAAGACGCAGCAACCGCGAAGATGAAGGGTGCCTACAAGGGCGTCTTCTATGCGAACGACTTCAGTTACCTGAACGACAAATGCTACGACGGACCTGAGTTCTGCGGCGATTCGCTCAAGGGTCTCCTCAACGGAAAACTAGACCTCGGTGGCGAAGCTCGCGTTCGGTATCACAGCGAAAACAATCACCGCGGCCTCGGTTTGACGGGCCGCGACGATGAGTTCTGGCTCACTCGCTTGCGATTCTTCTCGAACTATCGAATCAATGAATACTTCCGTGTCTATGGCGAATACTTGTACGCCGATTCCGGAGGAGAGTTTTTCAACAACCGTCCGATCGAAGAAAATCGTGGCGAGATCCAGAACCTTTTTCTCGATACCAATCTGACTGAGAACTTGAGTGTTCGTGTCGGTCGCCAAGAATTGTTATTCGGTGAACAACGTTTGGTTTCGCCATTGGATTGGGGAAACACCCGCCGGACATTCCAGGGTGTTCGGGGAACTTATCAGGGCGACGATTGGACCGTCGATGGCTTCTTCACGAACCCAGTCAATCGCAATGCAGCCAACGAATCGAAGATTGACGACGCCGAAGAGGACATTGATTTCTTCGGTGTGTACGCTAGTACCTCGAAGTTTGACGTGGGCACCGTCGACGCTTACTACTTAGGCCTGACCAATGACATCTTGGACTTCGACTACCACACTATCGGTAGCCGGGTCGGGGGCAAGAGTGATGGCGGCCTTCTTTACGAGGTCGAAGGTGGAGTTCAGTTCGGCAGCAATAGCCCTGGCTACGGCAGCCACAGTGCTGGTTTCTTCACCGGTGGTCTTGGCCGCCAGTTGAACGTCGCCAATGATTGGAAGCCAACCGTTTGGGCTTGGTACGATTGGGCATCGGGTGGCGACGATGTTCCCGCAGCTCGCGGCGACAACAGCTTCGATCACTTGTTCCCATTGGCTCATAAGTACAACGGATTCATGGACTTGTTTGGTCGCCGCAACTTGCACGACGTGAACTTCCAATTCATCACGCCAATCATGGGTCCCAAGGTCAAGATGATTCTTTGGTATCACCACTTCTTCTTGGATCAAGCAACCACACCCTACGGTGTGACCATGCAGCCGTATAACGCAAATAATGCAGCCCGTGACAAGGAGCTTGGTCAAGAGATTGACGTGCTATTCAACGTCGACTTGAACCCTCGCAACAACGTCTTGATTGGTTACTCGCACTTCAACGCAGGCGAGTATTTCAAGACAACGCCAGGTGTCCAAAGCTCCGACGATGCTGACTTCTTTTACTTCCAATACCAAACTCGCTTCTAA
- a CDS encoding SPFH domain-containing protein has protein sequence MSIKQNKSLIGFVFSSVWLILLAIGLFEWFVCRVYVPDGHSLQLRYKGGIVFGGEDPEPGSMARDGQVGVQEEMRGPGRHFFNPLYWERTIVPDFVVMPGQIAVVTSKIGTPLPPGKFLVDGDLDGTDRVKHKGILRKVFGPGRYRANPYAFEFNIVGSEKVKVGRQEKVGGWVEIPTGHVGVVTMQTDNPQLGLLPGIQDKVLQPGLYPINPKEQQVDLIDVGFRKTSIQVSEQKDASGRSLYDEQGEPLAVTDTGINFPSNDGFDIQLDFSAIWGVLPADAAEIVRTFGNIAAVEEKVIEPQSESICRNNGSKMGAVELLIGESREAFQTAVSDEFKDVLAEKNITLLYGLVRHIYIPQEVRQPIQKGYVSDELRLTRDEETKTARIEADLREAESKVELEAERIRVDTDRLRAGVLAEGEKEAREIAAATEQLVAKIDRETAELDAQKTVMIGRAESGAEKMSSEASADKFRLAVQAFGSPAAFNKWEFAEQLPANLDLKLFYAGEGTLWTDLENITPTIPLKK, from the coding sequence GTGAGTATCAAACAAAACAAATCGCTGATTGGGTTCGTGTTCAGCTCGGTCTGGCTAATCCTTTTGGCAATAGGGCTATTCGAATGGTTCGTGTGCCGAGTCTATGTTCCAGACGGTCACTCGCTACAACTTCGGTACAAAGGTGGCATCGTTTTCGGTGGTGAGGATCCCGAACCCGGTTCGATGGCGCGTGACGGACAAGTCGGCGTGCAAGAGGAAATGCGCGGCCCCGGTCGGCACTTCTTCAATCCACTGTACTGGGAAAGAACGATTGTCCCGGACTTCGTCGTCATGCCAGGTCAGATCGCCGTGGTGACCAGTAAGATCGGCACGCCTCTGCCGCCGGGCAAGTTCTTGGTGGATGGGGATTTGGATGGCACCGACCGCGTCAAGCACAAAGGGATTTTGCGAAAGGTTTTTGGTCCTGGACGCTATCGAGCAAACCCCTACGCTTTCGAATTCAATATCGTCGGCAGTGAGAAGGTGAAGGTAGGACGGCAAGAAAAGGTCGGTGGATGGGTCGAGATTCCTACGGGTCATGTGGGCGTGGTAACCATGCAAACTGACAACCCGCAACTCGGTCTCTTGCCCGGTATCCAAGACAAGGTATTGCAACCGGGGCTGTATCCGATCAATCCCAAAGAGCAGCAGGTCGACCTGATCGATGTTGGGTTCCGAAAAACGAGTATTCAAGTGTCCGAACAAAAAGACGCCTCGGGACGATCGCTTTATGACGAACAAGGCGAGCCCTTAGCGGTGACGGATACGGGAATTAACTTTCCCAGCAATGATGGTTTCGATATCCAGTTGGACTTCAGTGCGATTTGGGGCGTGTTGCCGGCTGATGCTGCCGAAATCGTTCGTACGTTTGGGAACATCGCCGCGGTCGAAGAAAAGGTGATTGAACCGCAAAGCGAATCTATTTGTCGAAACAATGGGTCCAAGATGGGCGCCGTTGAGCTGTTGATAGGTGAATCACGCGAAGCGTTTCAAACGGCGGTCAGTGACGAGTTCAAAGACGTTCTCGCCGAGAAGAATATCACGCTGCTCTACGGCCTAGTGCGTCACATCTACATTCCGCAAGAAGTTCGTCAGCCCATTCAAAAGGGGTACGTGTCGGACGAACTGCGATTGACCAGGGACGAGGAAACCAAGACGGCTCGCATCGAAGCTGATCTGCGTGAAGCGGAATCCAAAGTCGAGTTGGAAGCGGAACGAATTCGTGTGGATACCGACCGATTGCGGGCTGGTGTGCTGGCCGAAGGGGAAAAGGAAGCTCGCGAGATCGCTGCTGCCACCGAGCAATTGGTTGCCAAGATCGATCGCGAAACTGCCGAACTCGACGCCCAGAAAACGGTGATGATCGGACGCGCCGAATCGGGGGCCGAGAAAATGAGCAGCGAAGCGAGCGCAGACAAGTTTCGCTTGGCCGTCCAGGCTTTCGGATCACCAGCAGCGTTCAACAAATGGGAGTTTGCTGAACAATTGCCTGCCAACTTAGATTTGAAGTTGTTTTACGCGGGCGAAGGCACGTTGTGGACTGATCTCGAGAACATCACACCGACGATTCCGCTTAAGAAATAG